Proteins encoded in a region of the Panicum hallii strain FIL2 chromosome 3, PHallii_v3.1, whole genome shotgun sequence genome:
- the LOC112884586 gene encoding eukaryotic translation initiation factor 5B-like translates to MGRKKNVAIDDDEYSFPQDDAGADPAPPPPAAEKEKPKKGGKKVKKGGKAAAPDDDDDYEPPPPPPAADEEDDDEPVNLVFTGKKKKKKGAAAPAASFSAFNALEDQDEEEAAAAEPEATVDADADADADDDDLDFDFSKAKKKKKKKDKVARSALAKDEDDEPAPPAPSMADEEDEDPSVAAAAAAKKPQKKKKKKGTFATDDEDIVKILAEMEDHPQPADEPEPEEVKAQGSVPAPDADDAAGKKSKKKKKKGGFMMDGEDADQILAQTEDHPPPVEEPQPNDMKDEAPIAAPAPAPAPVDDAEGKKSKKKKKKSGRTAQEEDELDKLLAELDGPPAEKEDKPVQAPQSASVAKEDVGAAEDGNVDDKTGEGGEVESAAAKKKKKKKEKEKEKKAAAKGAEAKKEEEKEQEVPKGKVDMKKLPKHVREMQEALARRKEAEERQKREEEERLRKEEEERLRREEEERKAEEAKRRKKEKEKEKLLKKKQEGKLLTGKQKEEAKRLEAMRRQFLEQSELQKAEGTAPETKKRPIYDSKKKKAQPKTTETAKVVEEQQEEVNEAINDEEEYVLVDQESQSQVEESEEKTEPDQEAEEPKPEEEEEEDEDEWDAKSWDDIDVNLPKTSAFDEEEAKPVVKKSEPVQKQENSKAQPAITSVKKVVPPVANSKKSETDDGGASNGNLKRNKKKGPVKEDSSKNGSDLRSPICCILGHVDTGKTKLLDCIRRTNVQEGEAGGITQQIGATYFPTENIRERTRELKADATLKVPGLLVIDTPGHESFSNLRSRGSSLCDIAILVVDIMHGLEPQTIESLNLLKSRDAVFIVALNKVDRLYGWKKCTNAPIVKALKQQNEDVKREFNMRVTDIVTQFKMQGVNTALYYKNKEMEDTFNIVPTSAVSGEGIPDLLLLLVQWAQKTMEEKLTFVDEVQCTVLEVKVVEGHGTTVDVVLVNGILHEGDQIVVCGMQGPIVTTVRALLTPHPMRELRVKGNYLHHKEIRAAQGVKISAQGLEHAIAGTALYVLGPDDDLDKLKDAVMEEMTRVRSRIDKSGEGVYVQASTLGSLEALTEFLKSPAVNIPFCDFSIGPVHKKDVMKASVMLERKKEYATILAFDVKVMPDARDLAEETGVKIFVADIIYHLFDQFTAYIKNLKEEKKKESAEEAVFPCVLKIMPNCVFNKKDPIVLGVDVLEGIAKVGTPLCIPTKEFIDIGKIASIEINHKQVDMATKGQKVAIKIIANNSDEQQRSFGRHFDMEDELVSRISRRSIDILKQNYREDLSMEDWKLVVKLKTILKIQ, encoded by the exons ATGGGGCGCAAGAAGAACGTCGCCATCGACGACGACGAGTACTCCTTCCCGCAGGACGACGCCGGCGCcgaccccgcgccgccgccgcccgccgcggagAAGGAGAAGCCCAAGAAGGGCGGCAAGAAGGTCAAGAAGGGGGGCAAGGCCGCCGcgcccgacgacgacgacgactacGAGCCccctccgcccccgcccgccgcggaCGAGGAGGATGACGACGAGCCCGTCAACCTCGTCTTCaccggcaagaagaagaagaagaagggcgccgccgcccccgccgcctccttcagcGCCTTCAACGCGCTCGAGGACCAGGACGAGGAGGAAGCCGCCGCGGCCGAGCCGGAGGCCACCGTCGatgccgacgccgacgccgacgccgacgatGACGACCTCGATTTCGACTTCAGCAAAgccaagaagaagaaaaagaaaaaggacaaggTAGCTCGCTCTGCGCTCGCTAAAGACGAGGACGACGAGCCTGCTCCGCCGGCTCCATCCATGGCTGACGAGGAAGATGAGGATCCCTCGGTCGCTGCCGCAGCAGCTGCAAAGAAGccacagaagaagaagaaaaagaagggtACGTTTGCCACGGACGATGAGGATATCGTTAAGATCCTGGCTGAGATGGAGGATCATCCTCAGCCTGCGGATGAGCCTGAGCCGGAGGAGGTGAAAGCTCAGGGTTCTGTGCCCGCCCCTGACGCAGATGATGCCGCCGGAAAGAAatcaaagaagaagaaaaagaagggaGGATTTATGATGGATGGTGAGGATGCAGACCAGATCCTCGCGCAGACGGAGGACCACCCGCCTCCTGTCGAAGAGCCTCAGCCCAATGACATGAAGGACGAGGCCCCTATTgctgcccctgcccctgcccctgcccctgTGGATGATGCTGAAGGGAAGAAatcaaagaagaaaaagaagaagagcgGAAGGACAGCACAGGAAGAAGACGAGTTGGACAAGCTTCTTGCCGAGCTTGACGGCCCTCCTGCGGAGAAGGAGGACAAGCCAGTGCAGGCACCCCAATCCGCCTCAGTGGCCAAGGAGGACGTGGGAGCTGCAGAGGATGGTAATGTGGATGACAAGACTGGGGAAGGAGGAGAGGTGGAATCTGCtgctgccaagaagaagaagaagaagaaggagaaggagaaggagaaaaaggCGGCAGCAAAGGGAGCGGAGGCTAAGAAagaagaggagaaggagcaAGAAGTGCCTAAAGGGAAGGTTGACATGAAGAAGCTCCCTAAACATGTTCGGGAGATGCAGGAGGCCCTCGCCAGGAGGAAGGAAGCTGAGGAGAGACagaagagagaggaggaagagcgactgaggaaggaggaggaagagcggctgcggcgcgaggaggaggagaggaaagCAGAGGAAGcaaagaggaggaagaaggagaaggaaaagGAGAAGTTGCTCAAGAAGAAGCAGGAGGGTAAGCTCTTGACTGGCAAGCAAAAGGAGGAAGCAAAGAGGTTGGAAGCCATGAGGAGACAGTTCCTTGAGCAGAGTGAACTCCAAAAGGCTGAGGGCACTGCGCCTGAGACGAAGAAGAGGCCAATATATGATTCTAAGAAAAAGAAAGCTCAACCAAAGACCACAGAGACTGCAAAGgttgttgaagaacaacagGAAGAGGTTAATGAAGCTATCAATGATGAAGAAGAATATGTGCTCGTGGATCAGGAATCTCAATCTCAGGTAGAGGAGTCCGAGGAGAAAACCGAACCTGATCAGGAGGCTGAAGAGCCAAAaccagaagaggaagaagaggaagatgaggaTGAGTGGGATGCAAAGAGCTGGGATGATATTGATGTGAACTTGCCTAAGACAAGTGCTTTTGATGAGGAAGAGGCGAAGCCTGTTGTCAAGAAGTCCGAGCCTGTTCAGAAGCAGGAAAATTCTAAAGCACAGCCTGCAATAACTTCTGTCAAAAAGGTTGTCCCTCCTGTTGCAAACTCTAAAAAGAGTGAAACTGATGATGGGGGTGCCAGTAATGGAAATTTAAAGCGGAACAAAAAGAAAGGACCTGTCAAAGAGGATAGCTCTAAGAATGGTAGTGACCTCAGATCACCAATTTGCTGCATCCTTGGTCATGTTGATACTGGTAAGACAAAGCTTCTAGATTGTATTAGACGCACCAATGTGCAAGAAGGCGAAGCTGGGGGTATTACCCAACAGATCGGGGCGACATACTTCCCTACTGAAAACATTAGAGAGAGGACCAGGGAGTTGAAAGCTGATGCTACACTTAAGGTTCCAGGCCTGCTTGTTATTGATACCCCTGGGCATGAGTCCTTTAGTAATCTGCGTTCTAGAGGTTCAAGTTTGTGTGATATTGCCATTTTGGTCGTTGACATCATGCATGGGCTTGAACCTCAGACAATTGAATCCCTGAATCTTTTGAAGAGTCGAGATGCAGTGTTTATTGTTGCTTTGAATAAG GTTGATCGTCTTTATGGTTGGAAGAAATGTACAAATGCTCCTATTGTGAAGGCTTTAAAGCAACAGAATGAAGATGTTAAGAGGGAGTTCAATATGAGAGTTACAGAT ATTGTGACACAATTCAAGATGCAAGGAGTGAATACTGCTTTGTACTACAAGAACAAGGAGATGGAAGATACCTTTAACATAGTGCCTACAAGTGCTGTAAG TGGTGAAGGCATTCCTGATTTGCTCCTTCTGTTGGTTCAATGGGCACAAAAGACGATGGAAGAAAAGCTTACTTTTGTTGATGAAGTCCAG TGTACTGTACTGGAAGTCAAGGTCGTGGAAGGTCATGGTACTACAGTTGATGTTGTTTTGGTCAATGGTATACTGCACGAAGGAGATCAAATAGTTGTTTGTGGCATGCAG GGACCCATTGTGACAACTGTCAGAGCTTTGTTAACACCACACCCGATGAGAGAGCTTCGAGTTAAG GGCAACTACCTACATCATAAGGAGATCAGAGCTGCACAAGGAGTTAAAATATCTGCTCAG GGTCTCGAACATGCAATTGCAGGGACAGCTCTTTATGTGTTAGGACCTGATGATGATCTAGACAAACTGAAGGATGCTGTTATGGAAGAGATGACACGGGTTAGGAGTCGGATTGATAAAAGTGGTGAGGGTGTCTATGTACAGGCATCTACCCTTGGGTCTTTGGAAGCTCTCACTGAGTTCTTGAAGAGCCCTGCTGTCAATATTCCCTTCTGTGATTTCAGTATAGGGCCAGTCCACAAGAAGGATGTTATGAAGGCTAGTGTTATGCTTGAGAGAAAGAAAGAATATGCAACTATCTTGGCCTTTGATGTCAAAGTGATGCCTGATGCCCGCGATCTTGCAGAAGAGACCGGTGTGAAGATCTTTGTAGCAGATATAATATACCACCTCTTTGACCAATTTACAGCGTACATTAAGAATctcaaggaagaaaagaagaaggaaagcgCTGAAGAAGCTGTGTTCCCTTGTGTTCTTAAGATTATGCCAAACTGTGTCTTCAACAAGAAGGATCCAATTGTTTTGGGTGTCGATGTCCTTGAAGGAATAGCTAAG GTGGGAACTCCTCTCTGCATACCCACTAAAGAATTTATTGATATTGGGAAGATTGCCTCAATTGAAATTAATCACAAGCAAGTTGATATGGCCACGAAAGGGCAAAAGGTGGCTATAAAG ATTATTGCAAACAATTCTGATGAACAGCAGAGGAGTTTCGGCAGACATTTTGATATGGAAGATGAGCTTGTAAGCCGGATCTCAAGGCGATCTATTGATATTTTGAAACAAAATTACAGG GAGGACCTGTCTATGGAAGACTGGAAACTTGTTGTAAAGTTGAAAACAATATTGAAGATACAATGA
- the LOC112884588 gene encoding pentatricopeptide repeat-containing protein At5g39710-like isoform X2 codes for MVSDQTLQHLELTSMGFVVPDSEDQVHKAIEVFHGMRKYGFVPDVYSYSILVDGLCKQGDLLTGYDILDEMLRNGINPSPVSYSSLLQGLCKTGMAQLALKIFKNLEEHGFQHDRINFSIILHGCCQHLDLKTVYDLWFDMIHRDLAPDVYNYTSLIYALCRHRYLQEAFRMFELMLENGLSPNIVTCTILLDSFSKEGLVGEAFLFLDRIHQSLGIVPNLCMYRVIINGLCKINKSSDVWKIFADMIKRGYIPDVVLYSIVIDGFVKALKLQEALRLYHKMLHEGIKPNIFTYTSLINGLCRDDRLPEAMELMRYMIGEELVLDKVLCTSIIACYCRRSNMKAALEMLRVMERSGVLPDAFVYTCLIDGYSKVLAMDGARWMMEEMVKRNIKPTVVTYTALIIGYLKTGDEKEAEMMYNSMLQAGIAPDGKLSCILGFGNGRSDYDYSQKAKDVT; via the exons ATGGTGTCAGACCAAACGCTGCAACATTTGGAACTTACATCTATGGGCTTTGTCGTTCCAGACAG TGAAGATCAGGTTCACAAAGCCATTGAAGTGTTTCATGGGATGAGGAAGTATGGGTTTGTCCCGGATGTCTACAGCTACAGCATTTTAGTTGATGGGTTATGCAAACAAGGGGATTTATTAACAGGTTATGACATACTTGATGAAATGCTAAGAAATGGAATAAATCCTAGTCCAGTGAGCTATAGTTCACTTCTGCAAGGTCTTTGCAAGACTGGAATGGCTCAATTGgcacttaagattttcaagaaccTTGAAGAGCACGGTTTTCAGCATGACCGCATAAATTTCAGCATTATTCTTCATGGCTGTTGCCAACATTTAGATCTCAAGACTGTCTATGACCTTTGGTTTGACATGATTCATCGTGATCTTGCTCCAGATGTTTACAATTATACTAGTCTGATTTATGCATTATGTAGACATAGATACCTTCAAGAAGCGTTCCGAATGTTTGAACTCATGCTTGAGAATGGTTTGAGTCCCAACATCGTGACGTGCACAATCCTACTGGACAGCTTTAGCAAAGAAGGGCTGGTTGGTGAAGCATTCCTGTTCCTGGATAGAATACATCAGTCTTTGGGAATTGTCCCAAACCTTTGCATGTACAGAGTAATCATCAATGGCCTTTGCAAGATCAACAAATCTAGTGATGTTTGGAAGATTTTTGCAGACATGATAAAGAGGGGTTACATTCCTGATGTTGTCCTCTACAGTATTGTTATTGATGGCTTTGTAAAAGCTTTAAAGTTGCAGGAGGCCTTAAGGTTGTATCATAAGATGTTGCATGAAGGTATAAAACCTAACATATTTACATATACTAGCCTCATAAATGGGTTGTGTCGTGATGATAGACTTCCTGAAGCTATGGAATTGATGAGGTACATGATTGGGGAGGAACTGGTACTTGACAAGGTTTTGTGCACATCTATCATTGCTTGCTATTGTAGGCGTTCAAATATGAAGGCTGCTTTGGAAATGCTCAGAGTGATGGAAAGAAGTGGTGTGTTACCAGATGCTTTTGTATATACTTGTCTAATTGATGGCTATAGTAAAGTGCTTGCTATGGATGGTGCACGCTGGATGATGGAAGAAATGGTAAAAAGGAATATTAAACCTACTGTAGTAACCTATACAGCtctcattattggataccttaaAACAGGGGATGAGAAAGAAGCTGAAATGATGTACAACAGTATGCTTCAGGCAGGCATTGCTCCAGATGGCAAGCTGAGTTGTATTTTGGGCTTTGGCAACGGCAGGAGTGATTATGATTATTCTCAGAAAGCGAAGGATGTAACATAG
- the LOC112884588 gene encoding pentatricopeptide repeat-containing protein At1g12300, mitochondrial-like isoform X1 produces MRRAVPGFLHRALFIRSYTPVLCLSSQACCLNSSDNEEPSRNLAYDDYRTRCLLPLITLAVRTSNWDAAKNISFRECVRLYGLSRSVGLFALLVQSFLPRRISETRCLIQSIVDYSGNARQELFELAPMLVSKLGGSMTLLQVYAAVIRIFLELSMFEDALLTYIEAKKFGVELRLCNFLLVSLVKGNQIMYARSLFDDMKSSGPSPNVYSYSVLMSMYTHGERLCIEEAFELLCEMESNGVRPNAATFGTYIYGLCRSRQVTYAWDFLETLSQSGGPCSIYCFNTVIHGFCSEDQVHKAIEVFHGMRKYGFVPDVYSYSILVDGLCKQGDLLTGYDILDEMLRNGINPSPVSYSSLLQGLCKTGMAQLALKIFKNLEEHGFQHDRINFSIILHGCCQHLDLKTVYDLWFDMIHRDLAPDVYNYTSLIYALCRHRYLQEAFRMFELMLENGLSPNIVTCTILLDSFSKEGLVGEAFLFLDRIHQSLGIVPNLCMYRVIINGLCKINKSSDVWKIFADMIKRGYIPDVVLYSIVIDGFVKALKLQEALRLYHKMLHEGIKPNIFTYTSLINGLCRDDRLPEAMELMRYMIGEELVLDKVLCTSIIACYCRRSNMKAALEMLRVMERSGVLPDAFVYTCLIDGYSKVLAMDGARWMMEEMVKRNIKPTVVTYTALIIGYLKTGDEKEAEMMYNSMLQAGIAPDGKLSCILGFGNGRSDYDYSQKAKDVT; encoded by the coding sequence ATGCGCCGGGCAGTCCCAGGGTTCCTGCACCGAGCCCTTTTTATCAGGAGCTACACCCCAGTCTTGTGCCTTTCCTCTCAGGCTTGTTGCTTGAACAGCTCGGATAATGAGGAGCCCAGTCGGAATTTGGCTTATGATGATTATAGAACTCGGTGTCTACTTCCCTTGATCACGCTAGCAGTGCGGACTTCGAACTGGGATGCTGCCAAGAATATAAGCTTCAGGGAGTGTGTGAGGTTATACGGGCTATCTCGCTCGGTTGGTTTGTTTGCATTGCTTGTGCAATCGTTCTTGCCACGGAGAATAAGTGAGACCCGGTGCTTGATTCAGAGCATTGTTGATTACAGTGGAAATGCCAGGCAGGAGTTGTTTGAGTTGGCTCCTATGTTGGTCAGCAAATTGGGTGGGTCAATGACACTGTTACAAGTTTATGCTGCAGTCATCCGGATATTTTTAGAGCTGTCAATGTTTGAAGATGCTCTTCTCACTTACATTGAGGCCAAGAAGTTTGGTGTTGAGCTGCGTTTGTGCAACTTCTTGCTGGTATCTTTAGTCAAGGGGAATCAAATCATGTATGCTAGGAGTTTATTTGATGACATGAAGAGTTCTGGGCCTTCACCAAATGTCTACTCTTACTCAGTTTTGATGAGTATGTATACACATGGAGAGAGGTTATGCATAGAGGAAGCTTTTGAACTTCTTTGTGAAATGGAATCGAATGGTGTCAGACCAAACGCTGCAACATTTGGAACTTACATCTATGGGCTTTGTCGTTCCAGACAGGTAACATATGCATGGGACTTTCTTGAAACTCTTTCTCAGAGTGGGGGCCCTTGCAGCATTTATTGTTTTAATACTGTGATTCATGGTTTCTGTAGTGAAGATCAGGTTCACAAAGCCATTGAAGTGTTTCATGGGATGAGGAAGTATGGGTTTGTCCCGGATGTCTACAGCTACAGCATTTTAGTTGATGGGTTATGCAAACAAGGGGATTTATTAACAGGTTATGACATACTTGATGAAATGCTAAGAAATGGAATAAATCCTAGTCCAGTGAGCTATAGTTCACTTCTGCAAGGTCTTTGCAAGACTGGAATGGCTCAATTGgcacttaagattttcaagaaccTTGAAGAGCACGGTTTTCAGCATGACCGCATAAATTTCAGCATTATTCTTCATGGCTGTTGCCAACATTTAGATCTCAAGACTGTCTATGACCTTTGGTTTGACATGATTCATCGTGATCTTGCTCCAGATGTTTACAATTATACTAGTCTGATTTATGCATTATGTAGACATAGATACCTTCAAGAAGCGTTCCGAATGTTTGAACTCATGCTTGAGAATGGTTTGAGTCCCAACATCGTGACGTGCACAATCCTACTGGACAGCTTTAGCAAAGAAGGGCTGGTTGGTGAAGCATTCCTGTTCCTGGATAGAATACATCAGTCTTTGGGAATTGTCCCAAACCTTTGCATGTACAGAGTAATCATCAATGGCCTTTGCAAGATCAACAAATCTAGTGATGTTTGGAAGATTTTTGCAGACATGATAAAGAGGGGTTACATTCCTGATGTTGTCCTCTACAGTATTGTTATTGATGGCTTTGTAAAAGCTTTAAAGTTGCAGGAGGCCTTAAGGTTGTATCATAAGATGTTGCATGAAGGTATAAAACCTAACATATTTACATATACTAGCCTCATAAATGGGTTGTGTCGTGATGATAGACTTCCTGAAGCTATGGAATTGATGAGGTACATGATTGGGGAGGAACTGGTACTTGACAAGGTTTTGTGCACATCTATCATTGCTTGCTATTGTAGGCGTTCAAATATGAAGGCTGCTTTGGAAATGCTCAGAGTGATGGAAAGAAGTGGTGTGTTACCAGATGCTTTTGTATATACTTGTCTAATTGATGGCTATAGTAAAGTGCTTGCTATGGATGGTGCACGCTGGATGATGGAAGAAATGGTAAAAAGGAATATTAAACCTACTGTAGTAACCTATACAGCtctcattattggataccttaaAACAGGGGATGAGAAAGAAGCTGAAATGATGTACAACAGTATGCTTCAGGCAGGCATTGCTCCAGATGGCAAGCTGAGTTGTATTTTGGGCTTTGGCAACGGCAGGAGTGATTATGATTATTCTCAGAAAGCGAAGGATGTAACATAG